One window of Marmota flaviventris isolate mMarFla1 chromosome 5, mMarFla1.hap1, whole genome shotgun sequence genomic DNA carries:
- the Cmbl gene encoding carboxymethylenebutenolidase homolog gives MANEAHPCPCDIGHRLEYGGMGQEVQVEHIKAYVTRSPVDAGKAVIVIQDIFGWQLPNTRYMADLIAGNGYTTIVPDFFVGQEPWSPTGDWATFPEWLKTRNARKINREFDAVLRYLKQQCHARKIGVVGFCWGGIAVHHVMMTYPELRAGVSVYGIVKDSEDIYSLKNPTLFIFAENDAVIPLEQVSLLTQKLKEHCKVEYQIKTFSGQTHGFVHRKREDCLPADKPYIDEARRNLIEWLNKYI, from the exons ATGGCTAACGAAGCTCATCCCTGCCCCTGTGACATTGGTCACAGACTAGAGTATGGAGGCATGGGGCAGGAAGTCCAAGTCGAACACATCAAGGCTTATGTCACCAGATCCCCAGTGGATGCAGGCAAAGCCGTGATTGTCATTCAAGACATATTCGGGTGGCAGCTGCCCAACACCAGGTACATGGCTGACCTGATTGCAGGAAACGGATACAC AACCATCGTTCCCGACTTCTTTGTGGGGCAAGAGCCGTGGAGCCCCACTGGTGACTGGGCCACCTTCCCTGAGTGGCTGAAAACAAGAAATGCCAGGAAGATCAACAG AGAGTTCGACGCTGTCCTGCGGTACCTGAAGCAGCAGTGCCACGCCCGGAAGATCGGCGTCGTGGGCTTCTGCTGGGGTGGCATCGCCGTGCACCACGTGATGATGACGTACCCGGAACTCAGGGCGGGGGTGTCCGTCTACG GTATCGTCAAGGATTCTGAAGATATTTACAGTTTAAAGAACCCCACGTTGTTCATTTTTGCTGAAAATGATGCTGTGATTCCCCTGGAGCAA GTCTCTTTGCTGACGCAGAAGTTGAAAGAACACTGCAAGGTTGAAtatcaaattaaaacattttctgggCAAACCCATGGTTTTGTGCATCGCAAGAGAGAAGATTGTCTACCTGCTGACAAGCCTTACATTGATGAGGCGAGAAGGAATTTAATCGAGTGGCTGAACAAGTACATTTAG